One part of the Ziziphus jujuba cultivar Dongzao chromosome 2, ASM3175591v1 genome encodes these proteins:
- the LOC107404177 gene encoding ankyrin repeat-containing protein BDA1-like isoform X1, whose protein sequence is MEENLKTAAQNGDINMIYKLLAEDPYVLDRIDDVPYIDTPVHIAASFGHVQFARDIMRLKPSFARKLNQDGFSPMHLALQKAQTKMVLGFLNYESDLVRVQGREGKTSLHYVAEQGDVDLLTEFLSACPQSIQDVTIQNETALHIAVKNSHVDALDFLLGGLRRACYRGSGIQEGKIINWKDDEGNTVLHIATAMNQSQAVRLLISSNIEVNVKNSRGCTALDISDPNNGQVRENLLNPGALTAQLRPQVSNNSRDRLRSNLSFRESTAISLSRFKNNTSNDTRNVFLVVAALIVAATFQAGLTPPGSFLPDFNDDKSNNTNALNITLVNTTSRINTTEIRLIENEGSSKAHQIRSVTAFIISNLLVLLNGTTFFITIGVIYFLLPDEQTKRLLSFPLFALAVCFSSFFLFSYPIIGTAVHISMLLVVRFLILR, encoded by the exons ATGgaggaaaatttgaaaactgcAGCTCAAAATGGAGACATCAACATGATTTACAAATTACTTGCGGAGGATCCATATGTTCTGGATCGCATCGATGATGTTCCATATATTGATACTCCTGTGCATATAGCAGCTTCTTTTGGTCATGTTCAGTTTGCGAGGGACATTATGAGATTGAAACCATCATTTGCTCGGAAACTAAACCAAGATGGGTTTAGCCCCATGCATTTGGCCTTGCAGAAAGCTCAAACCAAGATGGTTCTTGGATTTCTAAACTATGAAAGCGATCTTGTTCGGGTTCAAGGGAGAGAGGGTAAAACTTCTCTTCATTATGTAGCTGAACAAGGAGATGTTGATCTCTTGACTGAATTCTTATCAGCTTGCCCTCAGAGTATCCAAGATGTGACCATTCAAAATGAGACTGCTTTGCATATTGCAGTGAAGAATAGCCATGTTGATGCTCTTGATTTCTTACTTGGAGGACTACGCCGAGCCTGCTATCGAGGTTCTGGCATCCAAGAGGGAAAAATCATAAACTGGAAGGACGATGAAGGGAACACTGTGCTCCACATTGCAACTGCTATGAATCAATCTCAG GCAGTGAGATTGTTAATAAGTAGTAATATTGAAGTAAATGTCAAGAACTCAAGGGGTTGCACTGCTCTGGATATCTCAGATCCTAACAACGGACAAGTTAGAGAAAATCTGCTCAACCCTGGAGCTTTAACTGCTCAATTACGTCCCCAAGTTTCCAACAACTCCAGAGATCGTCTGAGATCAAATCTGTCATTCAGAGAAAGTACTGCAATATCTCTTTCTCGTTTCAAAAATAATACAAGTAATGATACACGCAATGTGTTCCTAGTAGTTGCGGCGCTGATTGTTGCGGCTACTTTCCAGGCTGGACTAACTCCCCCTGGAAGTTTTTTGCCGGACTTCAATGACGACAAGAGCAATAACACCAATGCTCTGAACATAACTCTTGTTAACACCACAAGTAGAATAAATACCACTGAAATTAGGCTCATTGAAAATGAAGGCAGTTCAAAAGCACATCAAATACGGTCAGTAACTGCATTCATTATAAGTAACTTACTCGTCCTGTTGAACGGCACAACTTTTTTTATTACCATAGGAGTTATATATTTCCTTCTCCCTGATGAGCAAACAAAAAGGCTGCTGTCCTTCCCTTTGTTTGCTTTGGCTGTGTGCTTttcgtctttttttttatttagttatccCATCATAGGAACCGCTGTACATATATCAATGCTACTGGTAGTTCGATTTTTAATCCTGAGATGA
- the LOC107404177 gene encoding ankyrin repeat-containing protein BDA1-like isoform X2, with protein MEENLKTAAQNGDINMIYKLLAEDPYVLDRIDDVPYIDTPVHIAASFGHVQFARDIMRLKPSFARKLNQDGFSPMHLALQKAQTKMVLGFLNYESDLVRVQGREGKTSLHYVAEQGDVDLLTEFLSACPQSIQDVTIQNETALHIAVKNSHVDALDFLLGGLRRACYRGSGIQEGKIINWKDDEGNTVLHIATAMNQSQAVRLLISSNIEVNVKNSRGCTALDISDPNNGQVRENLLNPGALTAQLRPQVSNNSRDRLRSNLSFRESTAISLSRFKNNTSNDTRNVFLVVAALIVAATFQAGLTPPGSFLPDFNDDKSNNTNALNITLVNTTSRINTTEIRLIENEGSSKAHQIRFLAVAK; from the exons ATGgaggaaaatttgaaaactgcAGCTCAAAATGGAGACATCAACATGATTTACAAATTACTTGCGGAGGATCCATATGTTCTGGATCGCATCGATGATGTTCCATATATTGATACTCCTGTGCATATAGCAGCTTCTTTTGGTCATGTTCAGTTTGCGAGGGACATTATGAGATTGAAACCATCATTTGCTCGGAAACTAAACCAAGATGGGTTTAGCCCCATGCATTTGGCCTTGCAGAAAGCTCAAACCAAGATGGTTCTTGGATTTCTAAACTATGAAAGCGATCTTGTTCGGGTTCAAGGGAGAGAGGGTAAAACTTCTCTTCATTATGTAGCTGAACAAGGAGATGTTGATCTCTTGACTGAATTCTTATCAGCTTGCCCTCAGAGTATCCAAGATGTGACCATTCAAAATGAGACTGCTTTGCATATTGCAGTGAAGAATAGCCATGTTGATGCTCTTGATTTCTTACTTGGAGGACTACGCCGAGCCTGCTATCGAGGTTCTGGCATCCAAGAGGGAAAAATCATAAACTGGAAGGACGATGAAGGGAACACTGTGCTCCACATTGCAACTGCTATGAATCAATCTCAG GCAGTGAGATTGTTAATAAGTAGTAATATTGAAGTAAATGTCAAGAACTCAAGGGGTTGCACTGCTCTGGATATCTCAGATCCTAACAACGGACAAGTTAGAGAAAATCTGCTCAACCCTGGAGCTTTAACTGCTCAATTACGTCCCCAAGTTTCCAACAACTCCAGAGATCGTCTGAGATCAAATCTGTCATTCAGAGAAAGTACTGCAATATCTCTTTCTCGTTTCAAAAATAATACAAGTAATGATACACGCAATGTGTTCCTAGTAGTTGCGGCGCTGATTGTTGCGGCTACTTTCCAGGCTGGACTAACTCCCCCTGGAAGTTTTTTGCCGGACTTCAATGACGACAAGAGCAATAACACCAATGCTCTGAACATAACTCTTGTTAACACCACAAGTAGAATAAATACCACTGAAATTAGGCTCATTGAAAATGAAGGCAGTTCAAAAGCACATCAAATACG GTTTCTTGCAGTGGCCAAATAA